A segment of the Patescibacteria group bacterium genome:
AACAACAGCCCCTCTCCCCTTCTGAGATTAAAGAGACTCGTCTTGGTTTTGAAGTTTCCGGTTCCTATTCTGCTCTAAAAAATTTTCTTTCCACTTTAGAAAAATCTGCCCGGCTTATTGAAATAGAAACAATCTCTTTTTCTTTTGAAGAAGGAGAGATTTTCTCTTTTGCATTAGAAATAAAAACTTTTTCTTATTAAAAACAGAAAACAATGGTTGTTATCACTTCCCCAGGAAGAAAAAGACAGAGATATTTAATTTTTATCTTCATAGCAATAGTTCTTGGAGCTGTTTTTATCCTTGCCTATAATTTTTTAATAAAACCAAGACCTCTTCCTCCAGAAATTTTACCCCCACTACCACCAAAAATTGAAATAAATTTTGAGTTATTAAAAAGTCCTCTTTTAAGAGAGTTTCAATCTTTTGAAAAAATTTCTTCTTTTGAGGAAGAGATCGGCCGAGAAAATCCTTTCATCCCCTACTAATATGACATTGGTTCAACAACTGGTTAAAAGGGGAGTATTAGAAAAAGAAAAAGCTGCCTCCTTAGAGTTTGAAATAAAGAAATCAGGAAGAAAAGAGGAGGAAATGATTATTGAGCGGGGAATAGTTCCCGAAAGTTTTTTGTTTAGTTTAAAAAGTGAAAATCTTAAAATACCTTTAAAAGAAGTTTTTCCTAAAGAAGTTTCTTTAAAAGCTTTAGAGTTAATTCCCGAAGAATCGGTTAAATATTACAAAATGATCCCTTTAGCTAAAAAAGATAATATCTTGGAGGTAGGAATGGTTTATCCAGAGGATTCAAAAGCTCGAGAGGCTTTAAAATTTTTAACTCGTCAGGCAAAGCTATCCTATCAAGTTTTTTTAATCACTCCCACTACCTTTCAAAATATTTTTAAACAATATAAAACTTTAAGGAAAGAGGTGACAAAGGCCTTAGAGGAGCTAAAAGAAGAACTGACAGTGAAAAAAGTTAGGGTTAGGCCTCTGGTAGCAGCTGAAGTGGAGAGATTAGTAGAAGAAGCCCCTATTTCTAAAGTTGTGGCAGTAGTTCTTAGACACGCAGTTGAGGGAAAGGCTTCTGACGTTCATATTGAACCGGTGAGAGAAAAATTGAGAGTCCGATTCCGGGTAGATGGAGTTTTGCACTCATCCCTTTTTTTGCCTCTTAAGATTCATCAGGCAGTAGTGGCCAGAGTTAAAATTCTTGCCAATTTAAAAATCGATGAGACCAGGATTCCCCAGGATGGGAGGTTTTCGACAAAAATGGATGATAAAGATATTGATTATCGAATTTCCACCTTTCCTACTAGTCTGGGAGAAAAAGTGGTAATTAGGGTTTTAGATCCTACTAAGGGACTTTTAACTTTTGAACAGTTGGGATTGACTGGGAGAAATATTGAGGTGATTAGAGAGGCAATAAAAAAGCCCTATGGAATGATTTTAGCTACCGGGCCCACCGGTTGTGGAAAGACTACAACTTTGTATGCTATTTTGCAGATTTTAAATAAAGAAGGAGTAAACGTTATGACCCTGGAAGATCCAGTTGAGTATTTTATTGATGGAGTTAATCAATCCCAGATTAGGCCAGAAATTGGTTATGATTTTGCCACTGGCCTTCGTCACATGGTTAGGCAAGATCCTGATATCATTATGGTTGGAGAAATTAGAGATGAAGAATCAGCGGCTTTGGCTACCCACGCTGCCTTAACTGGTCACCTAGTTTTATCTACCCTACATACTACCAATGCCTTGGGGACTATTCCCCGACTCGTTGATTTGGAAGTTCAATCCTATTTAATTCCTCCCACCC
Coding sequences within it:
- a CDS encoding type II/IV secretion system protein produces the protein MTLVQQLVKRGVLEKEKAASLEFEIKKSGRKEEEMIIERGIVPESFLFSLKSENLKIPLKEVFPKEVSLKALELIPEESVKYYKMIPLAKKDNILEVGMVYPEDSKAREALKFLTRQAKLSYQVFLITPTTFQNIFKQYKTLRKEVTKALEELKEELTVKKVRVRPLVAAEVERLVEEAPISKVVAVVLRHAVEGKASDVHIEPVREKLRVRFRVDGVLHSSLFLPLKIHQAVVARVKILANLKIDETRIPQDGRFSTKMDDKDIDYRISTFPTSLGEKVVIRVLDPTKGLLTFEQLGLTGRNIEVIREAIKKPYGMILATGPTGCGKTTTLYAILQILNKEGVNVMTLEDPVEYFIDGVNQSQIRPEIGYDFATGLRHMVRQDPDIIMVGEIRDEESAALATHAALTGHLVLSTLHTTNALGTIPRLVDLEVQSYLIPPTLSISLAQRLVRKLCPECKKKVKSRSRIRDLILKEIEKLPEVLKKNLKTPKPLEIFEAKGCKKCNSEGYAGRIGIFEVLTMTDELSDIILKEPSEMRIQEEAKRQGMITMKQDGVLKVLEGITSIEEILRVAEEK